A region from the Geobacter benzoatilyticus genome encodes:
- a CDS encoding bifunctional riboflavin kinase/FAD synthetase, whose product MHIFRSIEEITGKLPNVVATIGNFDGVHLGHREIFRRVRQEAADLGGVSLVITFVPHPLKTLGLKKEFRLINTYAEKELLIGASGVDYLLTIPFTAEFATVGAERFVREILVERIGVRKLIIGYDYAFGRNREGDVGMLRRLGGELGFEVDVLEPIAGGGIVYSSTAVRRMITEGDVRGVVSLIGRHFSIGGTVVHGRQRGKGLGFPTANLRTDKELIPKNGVYAVKVKVDDVIYDGACNVGDNPTFDNGSLSIEVFIFDFDGDIYGREVRLYFVDRIRDEVTFPSPEALREAIARDVARCRELLRDVSIVEYREYLAGERR is encoded by the coding sequence ATGCATATATTCAGGAGCATTGAAGAGATAACCGGGAAGCTTCCCAACGTTGTGGCGACCATCGGCAATTTCGATGGTGTCCACCTGGGGCACCGGGAGATATTCCGGCGGGTCAGGCAGGAAGCGGCGGATCTTGGCGGCGTATCCCTGGTCATCACGTTCGTTCCCCATCCCCTAAAGACCCTCGGGCTGAAAAAAGAGTTCCGCCTCATCAATACCTATGCCGAGAAGGAGCTTCTCATCGGGGCCTCGGGGGTGGATTACCTGCTCACGATCCCATTTACCGCAGAGTTCGCCACCGTCGGCGCCGAACGTTTCGTGCGTGAAATCCTGGTGGAGAGGATCGGGGTGCGCAAGCTCATCATCGGTTATGACTACGCATTCGGCAGGAATCGCGAGGGTGACGTCGGGATGCTCCGGCGCCTTGGGGGAGAACTCGGCTTTGAGGTGGATGTTCTCGAACCGATTGCCGGCGGTGGAATCGTGTACAGCAGTACGGCGGTTAGGCGCATGATTACCGAAGGGGACGTGCGGGGAGTGGTCAGCCTCATAGGCCGTCATTTCTCTATTGGCGGTACCGTTGTCCATGGCCGTCAGAGGGGGAAGGGGCTCGGATTTCCCACGGCCAACCTCCGGACCGACAAAGAACTGATTCCCAAAAACGGGGTATATGCCGTCAAGGTGAAAGTCGATGATGTCATCTACGATGGCGCCTGTAATGTCGGCGACAACCCGACGTTTGATAATGGGAGCCTTTCCATCGAGGTGTTCATCTTCGATTTCGACGGCGACATCTATGGCCGGGAAGTCAGGCTTTATTTCGTGGACCGGATCCGGGACGAGGTGACGTTCCCCAGCCCTGAAGCCCTGCGGGAGGCCATCGCCCGCGACGTGGCCCGGTGCCGGGAGCTGTTGCGCGATGTTTCGATTGTCGAATATCGGGAGTATCTGGCAGGGGAGCGCCGGTGA
- a CDS encoding lysylphosphatidylglycerol synthase transmembrane domain-containing protein translates to MTSPFGDKRLWAGVAISIVLLGLLFRSVDPDALLRAFRGIRWEWLIPAVVFTMLGYVVRAVRWKYLLSPIKQASFANLVSATFIGYMANNLLPARLGELVRAYVLGEREGIGTGAVVATLVIDRLADGFTVLLLLMATVFTLRLPPGSETAQQGLVAGGYLTLALYLAVVVFLVLLRRNTMGTIRILERLLKPFPNGVAEKVIPFLGAFIEGARLTPHWKERLALVGTSIIIWGVALLPVYSVLRAFGMNFPLSVSAFILVLLVFAVMVPASPGFVGTYHAACVYGLLVFGVPRETALSVAIVIHGINFFPVIVAGLACLWRENQSLAALGRRAGMQNTHAEGR, encoded by the coding sequence GTGACCTCACCCTTTGGTGACAAGCGCCTCTGGGCCGGGGTTGCGATCAGTATCGTCCTGCTGGGGCTTCTTTTCCGTTCCGTAGACCCTGACGCGCTCCTGCGGGCCTTTCGCGGTATCCGGTGGGAGTGGCTCATCCCTGCCGTTGTGTTCACCATGCTTGGCTACGTGGTGCGGGCGGTTCGCTGGAAATACCTCCTCTCGCCCATCAAACAGGCTTCCTTCGCCAATCTCGTGTCTGCCACGTTTATCGGCTACATGGCCAACAACCTTCTCCCTGCGCGACTCGGGGAACTGGTGCGGGCTTATGTTCTCGGCGAACGGGAGGGGATAGGGACGGGGGCGGTGGTGGCCACGCTGGTCATCGATCGGCTTGCCGATGGCTTCACGGTGCTGCTCCTGCTCATGGCGACAGTGTTCACCCTCCGGCTCCCGCCGGGGAGTGAGACGGCTCAGCAGGGGCTCGTTGCCGGAGGGTACCTGACCCTTGCGCTGTACCTGGCAGTCGTGGTTTTTCTGGTTTTGCTGCGGCGAAACACCATGGGGACCATACGGATTCTCGAAAGGCTTCTGAAGCCATTTCCCAATGGAGTTGCCGAAAAAGTCATTCCGTTTCTCGGTGCGTTCATCGAGGGGGCTCGGCTTACCCCCCACTGGAAGGAGCGGCTGGCCCTTGTCGGTACCTCAATAATCATCTGGGGGGTAGCGCTGCTCCCGGTTTATTCTGTGCTGAGGGCATTCGGGATGAACTTTCCCCTGTCCGTCTCGGCCTTTATCCTTGTCCTTCTCGTCTTTGCGGTGATGGTACCGGCTTCACCCGGTTTCGTCGGCACGTACCACGCCGCCTGCGTGTACGGGCTGCTTGTATTCGGGGTCCCGCGGGAAACTGCCCTTAGTGTTGCTATCGTGATTCACGGAATCAATTTCTTTCCGGTCATAGTGGCGGGACTTGCCTGCCTCTGGCGGGAGAACCAGTCGCTTGCGGCCCTCGGCAGAAGGGCCGGCATGCAAAATACCCATGCGGAGGGTAGGTGA
- the tatC gene encoding twin-arginine translocase subunit TatC produces MSKENEKVQPFLEHLGELRKRLIIIIVAVIVGMGFAWNISDEVLQFVTRPISGKTYLTEIKKQIYVEVGKRWPAAYQQFELGKEAEAAPKERKLNYSAPLEPFFVQCKISIIAGFILALPVVFYQLWLFIAPGLTRREKRLVFPFVTVSSISFCIGALFFLIIIWPVIINFSLSYEAEGLNSLFNMSAYINFCLRLILLFGLIFDLPVLLLLLSRFGVVTYSFLARNRRYALLASSIVAAFHADLITMFVIMIPLYGMYEIGVWLVFLFGKKKDVPLEATVGGDGE; encoded by the coding sequence ATGAGTAAGGAAAACGAGAAAGTCCAGCCATTTCTGGAACATCTGGGAGAACTCCGCAAGCGGCTCATAATCATAATTGTTGCGGTCATTGTCGGAATGGGCTTTGCCTGGAACATTTCCGACGAAGTGCTGCAGTTCGTAACCAGACCGATCAGCGGCAAGACATACCTTACCGAGATCAAGAAGCAGATATACGTGGAGGTGGGCAAACGCTGGCCCGCTGCCTACCAGCAGTTCGAGCTGGGCAAAGAGGCTGAAGCTGCGCCCAAGGAGCGGAAGCTCAACTACAGCGCCCCCCTGGAGCCGTTTTTCGTCCAGTGCAAGATCTCGATCATTGCCGGCTTTATTCTGGCTCTCCCCGTCGTTTTCTACCAGCTCTGGCTCTTCATTGCGCCGGGTCTCACCCGAAGGGAAAAGCGGCTGGTTTTTCCGTTCGTTACGGTTAGTTCCATCAGCTTCTGCATTGGGGCGCTTTTTTTCCTGATCATCATCTGGCCGGTCATCATCAATTTTTCCCTCTCCTACGAGGCCGAAGGGCTGAACAGCCTTTTCAACATGAGCGCCTATATCAACTTCTGCCTGCGGCTCATTCTGCTGTTTGGCCTTATCTTCGATCTCCCGGTTCTGTTGCTTCTGTTGTCCCGTTTCGGTGTAGTGACCTATTCATTTCTTGCCAGAAACCGGCGCTATGCGTTGCTGGCCAGTTCCATCGTCGCCGCCTTCCATGCGGACCTCATTACCATGTTTGTCATCATGATCCCCCTTTACGGAATGTACGAGATCGGCGTCTGGCTCGTGTTTCTCTTCGGGAAGAAAAAAGATGTCCCGCTTGAAGCCACAGTCGGCGGTGACGGGGAGTAA
- a CDS encoding shikimate dehydrogenase, with protein sequence MDITGKTSVLGIIGRPVAHSLSPLMQNAALEAMGLDWIYVPFAVREEDLPRAVMGLKTLGVIGFNVTIPHKTAIIPLLDRITPEAALIGAVNTVKREGDELVGYNTDGAGFIKSLREDLGFDPAGRRILVLGAGGAARAAVASLSQAGAAVVAIANRSHGRGEKLAGEFSAVFSGTQFAAKSLDISLFNSEVQNFDLLVNTTSVGMGESAFDGLDISRMKQTASVYDMVYAPWETPLLAQARKAGLSCANGIGMLVAQGECALSIWSGMEPPTGVMRRRILTVLNR encoded by the coding sequence ATGGATATTACGGGAAAAACAAGCGTGCTCGGCATCATCGGCCGGCCGGTGGCCCATTCTCTGTCGCCGCTCATGCAGAACGCCGCCCTTGAGGCCATGGGGCTCGACTGGATCTACGTTCCCTTTGCCGTGCGCGAGGAGGATCTTCCCCGTGCCGTCATGGGGCTCAAAACCCTTGGGGTTATCGGCTTCAACGTGACCATCCCCCACAAGACTGCCATAATTCCCCTTTTGGATAGGATCACCCCCGAAGCCGCCCTCATTGGCGCGGTCAATACGGTAAAGCGCGAAGGGGACGAGTTGGTGGGGTATAATACCGACGGTGCGGGCTTCATCAAGTCGCTCCGCGAGGATCTGGGGTTTGACCCGGCCGGCCGGCGAATTCTCGTTCTCGGGGCCGGAGGTGCGGCCCGGGCTGCTGTGGCATCTCTGTCCCAGGCGGGAGCGGCTGTTGTCGCAATTGCAAACCGGAGCCATGGGAGGGGAGAAAAACTGGCGGGGGAGTTTTCGGCCGTTTTCAGCGGCACGCAATTTGCTGCAAAGTCTCTCGATATCTCTCTGTTTAACTCGGAAGTCCAAAATTTTGACTTGCTTGTCAACACCACGTCCGTGGGTATGGGGGAATCTGCCTTTGACGGACTCGATATTTCGCGCATGAAGCAGACGGCTTCCGTGTATGACATGGTCTATGCTCCATGGGAAACGCCCCTGCTTGCGCAAGCCCGCAAGGCCGGACTTAGTTGCGCCAACGGGATCGGCATGCTTGTGGCACAGGGTGAGTGCGCACTTTCCATCTGGAGCGGAATGGAGCCGCCAACCGGCGTCATGAGGAGACGTATCCTGACTGTGCTGAACCGCTAA
- a CDS encoding helix-turn-helix domain-containing protein, with protein MKANVIKALMILKGISQTDIAKQLGVKRCTVSGAVNGLRKSRRVQRAIATALDEDYESLWGEPPKSAVL; from the coding sequence GTGAAAGCAAACGTCATAAAGGCCCTCATGATTCTCAAGGGCATCTCGCAAACGGATATCGCCAAGCAACTCGGCGTGAAACGTTGCACAGTGTCCGGTGCCGTTAATGGCCTTCGCAAGTCTCGACGCGTCCAAAGGGCTATTGCTACTGCCCTTGATGAAGATTACGAATCGCTCTGGGGAGAGCCGCCGAAATCTGCCGTGCTTTGA
- a CDS encoding helix-turn-helix domain-containing protein, with protein MITVIIFQNLEYARTNFQIMETNLLPKYASIGVRFRHVRETTRLSQGKFAEKLGVKTSIISEIERGNVKPTLVLLIAMEYVYRVRKEWVLQGDPPMYCSDEPILGPILITSPEDSSSRQIRFHINKLVRIFREGNKNKIEALKAQLRALDPGTNNSNNENGGQDEPT; from the coding sequence TTGATAACAGTTATCATATTCCAAAATTTGGAATATGCAAGGACAAATTTTCAAATTATGGAAACAAATCTGTTACCAAAATATGCTTCAATCGGTGTGCGATTTAGACATGTACGTGAAACTACTAGACTTTCTCAGGGGAAGTTTGCTGAAAAGCTAGGGGTAAAAACATCGATAATCTCAGAAATTGAAAGAGGAAACGTTAAGCCAACTCTTGTTCTCTTGATAGCTATGGAATACGTGTACCGAGTAAGAAAAGAATGGGTATTACAGGGCGACCCCCCGATGTACTGTTCTGACGAGCCAATCTTGGGTCCCATTTTGATTACATCTCCAGAGGACTCATCATCCCGGCAAATTAGATTTCATATAAACAAGTTAGTAAGGATTTTCAGGGAAGGGAATAAGAACAAGATCGAGGCGTTGAAAGCTCAATTACGGGCACTTGATCCAGGTACGAACAACAGCAATAACGAGAATGGCGGACAGGATGAACCAACTTGA
- a CDS encoding type I restriction endonuclease, translating to MPDFNERLIKHVEHVKSVGPHCSTEETTKQALILPFLNLLDFNPFDPTKVKAEYGADMPGIKNGERVDYALFSEGHPVMFIEAKPFVEKLTNHTGQLARYFNATPGVAIAAITNGQEWRFFTDLKNPNVMDSSPFLAVDLTSLSDSDAEQLARFRHDNFHPDKLKSFAEERVYLGIFQAVIENCLRDPDADFVRFVATRANFAPKLTGKVIETITPIVKQSVADAISRMVVSGLSAPIPPVAAVAPVVEAEFPAPAICGDQVDPNNSKIVTTDTERRILSIIQTMLEGQVSEDEIVGKDTESYYTVLYQGKVNRWLVRYVGDRAKPLIYFNGNLSDQQKDQVVKRGLEFGPGNSFVLPKPEYLMKLSDFVNESLMYCQEDSNFKRESKKELEQ from the coding sequence ATGCCGGATTTCAACGAAAGGCTGATTAAGCATGTGGAGCATGTCAAGAGTGTTGGGCCACACTGCTCAACAGAAGAAACGACCAAGCAAGCCCTTATCCTGCCGTTTCTGAACTTACTCGATTTCAACCCCTTTGACCCTACCAAGGTAAAAGCTGAATATGGCGCTGACATGCCGGGGATTAAGAACGGTGAACGTGTTGACTATGCCCTTTTCTCCGAAGGGCACCCGGTCATGTTCATTGAGGCAAAACCGTTCGTCGAAAAGCTGACCAACCATACCGGACAGCTCGCGCGATACTTCAACGCTACGCCAGGAGTGGCAATTGCCGCCATTACCAACGGACAGGAATGGAGGTTCTTTACGGACCTCAAGAATCCGAATGTGATGGATAGTTCTCCCTTTTTGGCTGTTGACCTCACGAGTCTGTCAGACAGTGACGCTGAGCAGCTGGCACGGTTCCGCCATGATAATTTTCATCCAGACAAATTGAAATCATTCGCCGAAGAGAGGGTATACCTGGGGATATTCCAGGCTGTCATCGAAAACTGTCTGAGGGATCCGGATGCTGATTTCGTCAGGTTCGTTGCGACCCGCGCGAACTTCGCGCCTAAGCTCACCGGAAAGGTGATTGAGACAATCACACCGATAGTAAAGCAGTCGGTGGCCGACGCGATCAGCCGCATGGTTGTGAGTGGATTATCCGCTCCGATCCCCCCTGTTGCTGCGGTAGCACCTGTTGTGGAAGCAGAATTCCCCGCTCCTGCGATCTGTGGTGACCAGGTAGACCCCAACAATTCAAAAATTGTTACGACTGATACTGAGCGCCGGATTTTATCTATCATCCAGACCATGCTTGAAGGGCAGGTCTCTGAAGATGAAATTGTCGGGAAGGACACCGAGAGCTACTACACTGTGCTTTATCAAGGAAAGGTGAATCGCTGGCTTGTTCGTTACGTCGGAGACCGCGCAAAGCCACTTATCTACTTTAACGGTAATCTTTCTGACCAGCAAAAAGACCAGGTAGTCAAGCGGGGGCTGGAGTTCGGGCCAGGCAATAGCTTTGTTTTACCCAAACCGGAGTATTTGATGAAACTATCCGACTTTGTGAATGAATCATTGATGTACTGCCAAGAGGACAGCAACTTCAAGCGTGAGAGCAAGAAAGAGTTGGAGCAATAG
- a CDS encoding DUF2723 domain-containing protein, which translates to MLSSFFRRIDPFAVFAVTVPLAIYLLTLAPSVTFFDSGEFITAIHSLGTAHSPGYPFFVNYAKPFTWLPFGSIAFRVNIATALSAAAACYGVYLLVMTLVAHDDSTDRAMSRYVARGCAMSAALAFAFSSRLWLQSNHDKPYPLVAFIVAVVFWALLRFRARYDKGEECPHYVYLGAFLCGLATGAHQTIVLMLPAFAWLILSRDWRLLGRIKEFLLAVSFGLLGFAIQLHMPVRALKNPLLNWGDPRTLDQFLWNLLRKGYPSDPPHRDAALLWQQMGAFNIPKEFTWVGIGLLVLGLVVSFRRQRDEVIAYFLGIATSLLVIVGYFNTQPDLIFLTEEFFTPLYLLSAVFMGVGLFWLLRRALANIAVEKLTSVPVKVLVGVFILLLPATICALNYYENDQHENYVAFDYASNTFRSLPQGTVLYTWGDSGAFPLWYLQGVERMRDDLDLLHTPHLVFRWYLDAFPHLFSRSMLRSVPESLQSAESALKMAVAEQIGSRPVFIDFSTRYSLPFNEYGMQQRGIAYQLVKGGSNTIYPPDLSVWSLYSARGYTSQMGFRDLDTGKAILIYAMGRLEGGETLLRAGYRSQGAEELRLAAAVAPELRGQVEQMLGAFGLR; encoded by the coding sequence ATGCTTTCTTCCTTTTTTCGGCGGATCGATCCCTTTGCCGTCTTCGCGGTAACCGTGCCCCTTGCAATTTATCTTTTGACCCTTGCCCCATCGGTCACCTTCTTCGACAGCGGCGAGTTCATCACTGCCATCCATTCCCTCGGCACGGCCCATTCTCCCGGCTATCCCTTTTTTGTCAACTACGCAAAGCCGTTTACCTGGCTCCCATTCGGCAGCATTGCCTTTCGTGTGAATATAGCCACGGCACTTTCGGCGGCGGCGGCCTGTTACGGGGTTTATCTCCTGGTCATGACCCTGGTTGCCCATGATGATTCAACCGACCGCGCCATGTCACGCTATGTTGCCCGGGGATGCGCGATGTCGGCGGCCCTGGCATTTGCCTTCTCGTCGCGGCTCTGGCTCCAGTCGAACCATGACAAGCCGTATCCCCTGGTTGCATTTATCGTTGCCGTTGTTTTCTGGGCTCTGCTCCGCTTCCGTGCCCGTTACGACAAGGGGGAGGAGTGCCCCCATTACGTGTATCTCGGCGCTTTTCTCTGCGGGCTTGCCACAGGGGCCCACCAGACCATCGTTCTCATGTTGCCTGCCTTTGCCTGGCTCATCCTCTCCAGGGACTGGCGTCTCCTTGGCCGGATCAAGGAATTTCTCCTGGCCGTTTCCTTCGGTCTGCTGGGGTTTGCCATCCAGCTCCACATGCCGGTGCGGGCCCTGAAGAATCCGCTTCTCAACTGGGGAGATCCCCGCACTCTCGACCAGTTCCTCTGGAACCTGCTCCGCAAGGGGTACCCCAGCGACCCTCCCCACCGGGACGCGGCACTTCTCTGGCAGCAGATGGGGGCCTTCAATATTCCTAAAGAGTTTACCTGGGTGGGAATCGGCCTCCTGGTCCTGGGGCTCGTCGTCTCGTTCCGGCGGCAGCGGGATGAAGTTATCGCCTATTTCCTTGGAATCGCCACATCGCTTCTGGTCATTGTGGGCTACTTCAATACCCAGCCCGATCTGATCTTTCTTACCGAAGAGTTCTTCACTCCGCTCTACCTTCTCTCGGCGGTGTTCATGGGGGTGGGGCTTTTCTGGCTTCTGAGACGTGCCCTTGCCAACATTGCAGTCGAAAAATTGACGTCGGTGCCGGTAAAGGTCCTCGTCGGGGTGTTCATCCTGTTGCTTCCCGCAACCATCTGCGCCCTGAATTACTACGAGAACGACCAGCACGAAAATTATGTGGCCTTCGATTATGCATCCAACACCTTCCGCTCCCTTCCCCAGGGGACCGTTCTTTACACCTGGGGGGACAGCGGTGCCTTCCCCCTCTGGTATCTTCAGGGGGTCGAGCGGATGCGTGACGACCTGGATCTGCTCCATACGCCGCATCTGGTCTTCCGGTGGTATCTCGACGCCTTTCCGCATCTCTTCAGCCGGAGTATGTTGCGGTCCGTACCCGAATCTCTCCAATCTGCCGAGTCTGCCCTGAAGATGGCGGTTGCCGAGCAGATCGGGTCCAGACCGGTTTTTATAGATTTTTCCACCCGCTATTCGCTCCCCTTTAACGAATACGGAATGCAACAGCGCGGCATCGCTTACCAGTTGGTCAAGGGTGGGAGCAATACGATCTATCCTCCTGACCTTTCCGTATGGAGCCTTTACAGCGCCCGTGGCTATACCAGCCAGATGGGCTTCCGCGATCTCGATACGGGGAAGGCGATCCTGATATATGCGATGGGGAGACTAGAGGGTGGGGAGACCCTTTTGCGGGCCGGCTACCGCTCCCAGGGGGCGGAGGAGTTGCGCCTCGCCGCCGCCGTTGCGCCCGAATTGAGGGGACAGGTTGAGCAGATGCTCGGCGCATTCGGTTTGAGGTGA
- the rnr gene encoding ribonuclease R has translation MKRNRETIQAAIREHGGSALFRELMQVFGVTKGERKSFKAFVDKLVSEGHLVRFKGNRYALTDGENLVTGRLSCHPDGYGFVIPEGGGDDVYIPARALAGSMHGDTVEVRVETFKAGGKKEGRIVRTVERGQTRVVGRFEQLRGFGVVVPDETRISQQIVIPRKGIGRAREGEVVVAEITAYPSEKRRPEGHIVEILGFPDDPEVEVKTIIAKHGLPFEFPADVLNEARAVPQAIGEKDLKGRTDLRDIVTVTIDGETARDFDDAVAVRKERGGNIRLWVSIADVSHYVKPDAPLDREAYLRGTSVYFPDRCIPMLPEELSNGICSLNPRVDRLTLTAEMVFTRGGVMKEASFYPSVIKSDARLTYTIVKKILVDGDVEAIAPHKELVPHLEAMRELAQRLTDKRRKRGSIDFDLPEPQIILDLQGETVDIVQAERNLAHRIIEEFMLAANEAVASHIEAKEIPSLYRVHEPPDPAKLMDFQEFIFNFGFHFRMDGDRVEPAEIQRLLTETEGTPEERMINQVLLRCMKQARYSHENLGHFGLAARCYTHFTSPIRRYPDLVVHRILKALLAGKITAKDIERLETSLPETAGQTSRRERVAMEAEREIVALKKAQFMLQKIGEDFDGYITGVTSFGLFVELTELFVEGMVHISTMKDDFYRYVEKQHSLVGERLKETYRIGDKIRVTVASVSIEKKQIEFVLAGLHERRPGAAPPPGAEEYPHIPVAGKRPRVLEERRQQTKGGKKAGSRGGRKESGKGGGGRGRRR, from the coding sequence ATGAAAAGGAATCGGGAGACGATACAGGCAGCGATTCGCGAACATGGCGGCTCGGCCCTGTTCCGCGAGCTGATGCAGGTTTTCGGGGTGACCAAGGGGGAGCGCAAGAGCTTTAAAGCCTTTGTGGACAAACTCGTCTCCGAAGGGCATCTCGTGCGGTTCAAGGGAAACCGCTACGCCTTGACCGACGGGGAGAACCTCGTGACCGGGCGGCTTTCGTGCCACCCGGACGGCTACGGTTTTGTCATTCCCGAAGGGGGGGGAGACGATGTTTATATCCCCGCCCGGGCCCTGGCCGGAAGCATGCACGGCGACACGGTGGAGGTGCGGGTTGAAACCTTCAAGGCCGGCGGCAAGAAGGAGGGGCGGATCGTACGTACCGTGGAGCGGGGACAGACGCGGGTCGTGGGACGCTTCGAGCAGCTCAGGGGATTTGGCGTGGTTGTCCCCGACGAGACCCGCATCAGCCAGCAGATTGTGATTCCCCGGAAAGGCATCGGCCGGGCAAGGGAAGGGGAGGTCGTCGTTGCCGAGATAACGGCCTACCCTTCGGAGAAGCGGCGGCCCGAGGGGCACATTGTGGAAATACTGGGGTTCCCCGACGATCCGGAGGTGGAAGTAAAAACCATCATTGCGAAGCACGGGCTCCCCTTCGAGTTTCCGGCCGACGTGCTTAATGAGGCCAGGGCAGTCCCCCAGGCCATAGGGGAGAAGGACCTGAAGGGGCGGACCGACCTGCGGGATATCGTCACCGTCACCATCGACGGCGAGACGGCCCGCGATTTCGATGACGCCGTGGCTGTCCGGAAGGAGCGGGGGGGAAACATCCGGTTATGGGTCTCCATTGCCGATGTTTCCCACTACGTGAAGCCCGATGCTCCCCTGGACCGGGAGGCCTACCTGCGGGGGACGTCGGTCTACTTCCCCGACCGCTGCATTCCCATGCTCCCCGAAGAACTCTCCAATGGGATATGCTCCCTGAATCCCAGGGTTGACCGGCTGACCTTGACGGCTGAGATGGTCTTCACCCGCGGAGGCGTAATGAAGGAGGCTTCCTTCTACCCGAGCGTGATCAAGAGTGATGCCCGCCTTACCTACACCATCGTAAAGAAGATTCTCGTGGATGGCGATGTCGAGGCCATTGCGCCCCACAAAGAGCTGGTCCCCCATCTGGAAGCCATGCGTGAGTTGGCCCAGCGCCTTACGGACAAACGGCGCAAGCGGGGCAGCATCGACTTCGACCTTCCCGAGCCGCAGATAATCCTCGACTTGCAGGGTGAGACGGTGGACATCGTTCAGGCCGAGCGGAACCTGGCCCACCGAATCATCGAGGAATTTATGCTTGCCGCCAACGAGGCGGTGGCCTCCCACATCGAGGCGAAAGAAATCCCCTCCCTTTACCGGGTCCACGAACCCCCGGACCCGGCAAAGCTCATGGACTTCCAGGAGTTCATCTTCAACTTCGGTTTTCACTTCCGGATGGACGGCGACCGGGTGGAACCGGCGGAGATTCAGCGGCTTCTTACCGAGACCGAAGGGACTCCCGAAGAGCGGATGATCAACCAGGTGCTCCTGCGGTGCATGAAGCAGGCACGCTACAGCCACGAGAACCTCGGGCACTTCGGTCTTGCGGCCCGCTGCTACACCCATTTCACATCCCCCATTCGCCGCTATCCCGATTTGGTCGTTCACCGTATTCTCAAGGCGCTTCTGGCCGGGAAGATTACAGCGAAAGACATCGAGCGGTTGGAGACGTCGCTCCCCGAGACGGCTGGGCAGACAAGCCGGCGGGAGCGGGTCGCCATGGAGGCTGAACGGGAAATCGTGGCCCTCAAGAAGGCCCAGTTCATGCTCCAGAAGATCGGGGAGGACTTCGACGGTTATATTACCGGGGTCACTTCTTTCGGTCTTTTCGTTGAGCTTACGGAGCTTTTCGTGGAGGGGATGGTTCACATCTCCACCATGAAAGATGACTTCTATCGCTATGTGGAAAAACAGCATTCCCTGGTGGGCGAACGGCTCAAGGAGACCTATCGCATTGGCGACAAGATCCGGGTTACCGTTGCCTCTGTGAGCATCGAGAAGAAGCAGATCGAGTTTGTTCTGGCCGGGCTCCATGAGCGGCGGCCCGGCGCGGCGCCGCCGCCGGGAGCGGAGGAATACCCCCATATTCCCGTGGCGGGGAAGCGCCCCCGGGTACTGGAGGAACGGCGGCAGCAGACAAAGGGTGGGAAAAAGGCCGGCAGCAGGGGAGGAAGGAAGGAGAGCGGCAAAGGAGGGGGAGGCCGCGGAAGGCGCCGGTGA